From Dioscorea cayenensis subsp. rotundata cultivar TDr96_F1 unplaced genomic scaffold, TDr96_F1_v2_PseudoChromosome.rev07_lg8_w22 25.fasta BLBR01001448.1, whole genome shotgun sequence, one genomic window encodes:
- the LOC120256442 gene encoding arogenate dehydratase/prephenate dehydratase 6, chloroplastic-like isoform X2, producing MAATSVTVSMALGQTLSVAWEVQWWRQVRRWWREDEKRTPKQSIHRNGCRCAAAAAASLCSSPNFTTLMANIPTKTKMTNIRCTQQAGSNRITTLTDWQSSCAILTVPFPKHGCKLRVAYRGVPGAYTEAAAGKAYPDCEPIPCDQFDVVFQAVEQWVADRAILPVENSSGGTVHRNYDLLLRHRLHIVGEIQMSVHHCLLALPGVRKENLTRVISHPQALSQCEHTLTSLGLDVSREAFDDTAGAAEHVAAEMLRDTGVIASVRAAELYGMEILAEGIEDDKSGNVTRFVMLAREPVIPRRDGDFKTSIVFAGEEGPSFLFKVLSALAFRDIRVTKLESRPHKGCPLRLVNDGLRFDYMYYVDFEASMAETRVQNALSEIHEYTSFLRLLGSYPMVLQTDPSSF from the exons ATGGCGGCAACCTCGGTGACAGTGTCGATGGCATTAGGCCAGACCCTATCGGTGGCGTGGGAGGTGCAATGGTGGCGCCAGGTGCGACGATGGTGGCGCGAGGATG AGAAACGTACACCAAAGCAATCAATCCATAGAAATGGCTGCCGCTGCGCTGCCGCTGCCGCTGCATCGCTATGCTCGTCTCCGAATTTCACAACGTTGATGGCGAATATTCCGACAAAAACAAAGATGACAAACATCCGTTGTACCCAACAGGCCGGCTCCAACAGGATCACCACCCTCACAGACTGGCAGAGCTCATGTGCCATCCTCACCG TCCCCTTTCCGAAGCACGGCTGCAAGCTCCGTGTGGCTTACCGTGGTGTCCCCGGTGCCTACACCGAAGCAGCTGCCGGGAAGGCCTACCCTGACTGTGAACCCATTCCTTGCGACCAGTTCGACGTGGTGTTCCAAGCTGTGGAGCAGTGGGTGGCTGACCGTGCGATACTCCCCGTGGAGAACTCTTCAGGCGGCACCGTCCACCGGAACTATGACCTCCTCCTTCGTCACAGACTTCACATCGTTGGCGAAATTCAGATGTCCGTGCATCACTGCCTGCTGGCACTTCCCGGCGTGCGCAAGGAGAACCTGACTCGGGTTATCAGCCATCCGCAGGCTCTCTCGCAGTGCGAGCACACGCTTACCAGTCTCGGCCTGGACGTCTCTCGCGAGGCCTTCGACGATACGGCTGGAGCCGCCGAGCATGTGGCCGCCGAGATGCTGCGAGACACGGGAGTGATAGCCTCGGTAAGGGCTGCGGAGCTGTACGGGATGGAGATCTTGGCGGAGGGGATTGAGGATGACAAGTCTGGGAACGTAACACGGTTCGTAATGCTGGCGAGGGAGCCGGTCATTCCTCGGAGGGACGGAGATTTCAAGACGAGCATCGTGTTTGCGGGCGAGGAGGGTCCGTCATTTTTATTCAAAGTTCTGTCAGCTCTGGCTTTCAGGGACATCAGGGTGACCAAGCTGGAAAGCCGGCCACACAAGGGATGTCCCCTCCGACTGGTGAATGATGGCCTGCGTTTTGACTATATGTATTATGTTGACTTTGAAGCATCCATGGCGGAGACCAGAGTGCAGAACGCACTTTCAGAGATACACGAGTACACTTCCTTCCTCCGGCTTCTCGGAAGCTACCCCATGGTACTACAAACAGACCCCTCTTCGTTTTAG
- the LOC120256442 gene encoding arogenate dehydratase/prephenate dehydratase 6, chloroplastic-like isoform X1 produces MAATSVTVSMALGQTLSVAWEVQWWRQVRRWWREDEKRTPKQSIHRNGCRCAAAAAASLCSSPNFTTLMANIPTKTKMTNIRCTQQAGSNRITTLTDWQSSCAILTGKVNHSISSLPFPPALTPMDLVPFPKHGCKLRVAYRGVPGAYTEAAAGKAYPDCEPIPCDQFDVVFQAVEQWVADRAILPVENSSGGTVHRNYDLLLRHRLHIVGEIQMSVHHCLLALPGVRKENLTRVISHPQALSQCEHTLTSLGLDVSREAFDDTAGAAEHVAAEMLRDTGVIASVRAAELYGMEILAEGIEDDKSGNVTRFVMLAREPVIPRRDGDFKTSIVFAGEEGPSFLFKVLSALAFRDIRVTKLESRPHKGCPLRLVNDGLRFDYMYYVDFEASMAETRVQNALSEIHEYTSFLRLLGSYPMVLQTDPSSF; encoded by the exons ATGGCGGCAACCTCGGTGACAGTGTCGATGGCATTAGGCCAGACCCTATCGGTGGCGTGGGAGGTGCAATGGTGGCGCCAGGTGCGACGATGGTGGCGCGAGGATG AGAAACGTACACCAAAGCAATCAATCCATAGAAATGGCTGCCGCTGCGCTGCCGCTGCCGCTGCATCGCTATGCTCGTCTCCGAATTTCACAACGTTGATGGCGAATATTCCGACAAAAACAAAGATGACAAACATCCGTTGTACCCAACAGGCCGGCTCCAACAGGATCACCACCCTCACAGACTGGCAGAGCTCATGTGCCATCCTCACCGGTAAGGTCAATCACTCTATCTCATCACTCCCCTTCCCTCCTGCACTCACACCCATGGACTTAGTCCCCTTTCCGAAGCACGGCTGCAAGCTCCGTGTGGCTTACCGTGGTGTCCCCGGTGCCTACACCGAAGCAGCTGCCGGGAAGGCCTACCCTGACTGTGAACCCATTCCTTGCGACCAGTTCGACGTGGTGTTCCAAGCTGTGGAGCAGTGGGTGGCTGACCGTGCGATACTCCCCGTGGAGAACTCTTCAGGCGGCACCGTCCACCGGAACTATGACCTCCTCCTTCGTCACAGACTTCACATCGTTGGCGAAATTCAGATGTCCGTGCATCACTGCCTGCTGGCACTTCCCGGCGTGCGCAAGGAGAACCTGACTCGGGTTATCAGCCATCCGCAGGCTCTCTCGCAGTGCGAGCACACGCTTACCAGTCTCGGCCTGGACGTCTCTCGCGAGGCCTTCGACGATACGGCTGGAGCCGCCGAGCATGTGGCCGCCGAGATGCTGCGAGACACGGGAGTGATAGCCTCGGTAAGGGCTGCGGAGCTGTACGGGATGGAGATCTTGGCGGAGGGGATTGAGGATGACAAGTCTGGGAACGTAACACGGTTCGTAATGCTGGCGAGGGAGCCGGTCATTCCTCGGAGGGACGGAGATTTCAAGACGAGCATCGTGTTTGCGGGCGAGGAGGGTCCGTCATTTTTATTCAAAGTTCTGTCAGCTCTGGCTTTCAGGGACATCAGGGTGACCAAGCTGGAAAGCCGGCCACACAAGGGATGTCCCCTCCGACTGGTGAATGATGGCCTGCGTTTTGACTATATGTATTATGTTGACTTTGAAGCATCCATGGCGGAGACCAGAGTGCAGAACGCACTTTCAGAGATACACGAGTACACTTCCTTCCTCCGGCTTCTCGGAAGCTACCCCATGGTACTACAAACAGACCCCTCTTCGTTTTAG